The genome window GGACGAGGTGGGCAGCTTCCGATTCCTGGTGGTTGAACCCCCGCAGAGTAGCCCCGCCCCGAGCGGCCCCGGCGTCGCCGAGTTCGTCGGCTTCGCGGACGTCACCGAGATGACGTGGAGCCCGGATGGGCAGAGACTCCTGCTGGTCCGGAACGGCGAGCTCTGGGTGGTCTCCATCCCAGGGGCCGGCGACCAGCGACCATTCGGCACCCTCGTGCCCGGGAGCCGGATCTCCAGTATCAGTTGGAGATAGCGCCAGACGACAAAAGACCTGGCAGCGATCTGCCGGAGAGTAGCTTCTCCGGCATGATCGTGTTGCACACCCTGGGCGCCATCAGGGCGAGGTCGGCCCCAGCCGCCATCAGCGTTTCCAGGGGTGTCCCGGCAGCCCGGGCGATCGAGGCTACCGTCTTCGGCAGCGAATTCGTGTACGTCAGCGAATTCCCCACGAAGAGCACTCGCTTGGTCCCGCTCGGCGGCCAACTCACGGCTGGCTCACGTCTGGCGTACACTCTTGGACGATGATGTACCGCGTTCTCGCCAACCGGTGACCGGGCGAAGGCGCTGTCGTCCCCCCCAACGGAACAGTCAAATGCGCAGCCATTCCCTGGTATACCTCTCGCTGACCCTGGTACTGGCCGGGTGCGGCGCCGATCCCGTCGTCATTCCTCCGCCCGCGCCAACACCTCCGCCCCCATCCACCCTGCCGATCGTTGCCAGCCTCGAAATCCCGGAAGTGGCGGAACTCCTTCCGGGAGACAGTCGGCTGATCACGGCGACGGCTCGCGACGCCGCGGGACTGGTCGTCGAGGTTCCGCTGGTGTGGAACACGTCCCAGCCATCGGTCGCCTCCGCATCGTCGCTCGGTGGCCAGCACGGTCTTGTCGTCGCCCTGGCGGCAGGCAGCACGAGCGTGACTGTGGCGGTCGGCGATGTCCGGGCCACTCGGGTGGTCACGGTTGTGGACCCGCGGCCCGCGACACTCAGCTTCGAGACGTCAACCCTCACGATGAAGGTGGGGGCCGAGCTGACCCTCGCCCTCACGACACGCAATGCCGAGGGGAAGCTGTTGCCGTCGCGTGCGGCCACGTGGAGCTCGGCCGATGCCGCTCTGGTCTCGGTATCCTCCACCGGCGTGTTGACTGCGCATCAAGCCGGTGTCACTGAGATCAGCGCGTCCGTCGGTCTCCTGACGGCGCGCGTGACGGTGACCACGGTGTCGGCCGTGCTGGTGATCCAGCCCGCGAGCATTCAACTCGCGATGGGCGACAGCACGCAATTGACTGCGGTGCAAACAGGAACTGACGGGCAGCAACTCCCGGGCAATCTTGAAGTCGAGTGGCAATCGGATCATCCGGAATGGGTTCGCGTCGACGCATCTGGCTGGGTCCATGCGGTGGCTGCCAACGTCGATGGGGTCTCGAGAGTCGCCCACATCACTGCAAAGCGCGCCGACCTGACTGGGAGCATGATCGTTCAGCTGCTGCCACTTCCTGGCGGCGCAGCCAGCGGACTCCGATTCGTTCACGCGGCGAGCGAACTTCAGGGGCTCGTCTTCGTGCCGTCTCGCGGGGCTTCTGCGCTTCTCAGGTTTGGCGAAAGTGCGGATCAGCCCATGACCGCCGGGGCTCTACGGGTGGATATGCTGGGCTTCCCGCCGCCGATCACTCCCCTCTGGCAGGATTTTTCCGAGGGCCTCCTCCCCGGCCAGCACTTGACGCTCTACGCCACGGGTGGGGTGCCGCAGGGATTCCTGATTGCGGTGTCGGATCTCCACGACCCGGTCGCACCCGATGTTGTGCTGATTCGCGTGCTGATGGCGAGCACGTATCTCCGAAACTGGGCACCCATCGACGCTTTTCTCGTCGAGGTCGGTGAACCCATTGGTGGGGCGATGTTCGGCAACTTCCTCGAACTCGGTTCGATCACCGACTACTCCCCAAGGCCCGCGCGCGCATACGAGCTGGTGCTGGTCGATGGCGTCGTGAGTGGTAGTCGCCCCGGGAATGGAGCGGAGCTGGCACGATTCCGTATCGACCCGCAGGGAGGCCGCGCGACCACTTACGCCATTACGGGAAACGGGCCCGGGACCTTCGGGCTCATCGCAGTGGTCGACCCCTGACAACCTCGATCCCCTTGGCAGCGATCTCCCGGAGAGTAGTTTTTCCGGCATGATCGTCCTGCGCACCTTGGGCGCGATTGGCCTTGCTGCGGTTGATGGGCGAGAACTCGATGGGCTCCTGCGCCAGCCAAAAAGGCTGGCGCTGCTCTGCTACCTCGCTTCGCCGAGCCCTGGCGCCTGGCACCGTCGCGATACCCTCCTCGCGGCGTTCTGGCCCGAGTTCGAAACCGGCCAGGCTCGTTCCGCTCTCCGGAACGCCCTCTACGTCATTCGTCAGGAACTCGGCCCCGACGTGCTTCGCACGCGCGGCGACGACGAGGTCTCCCTCGATCCTGCGCTGCTGGTGAATGATGTCGCGCTCCTGCAGCGTGACATCGATTCTGGCGCCCTCAGGGACGCGGTCGATCGTTATGGCGGGGATTTTCTCCCCGCGCTCTTCGTCCACGACGCACAGGGGTTCGAGAAGTGGGTCGATGGCGAGCGGCACCGGATTCGCTCCCTGGTCTTGAAAGCGGCCCTGCAGCTCTCGCTCGACGCGGAGGCGCACGGCGATCTCGCCGCGGCCCTGCAGGCGCAACGCTGGCTCTGCGAGACGGCTCCCGATGATGAGGCCGCCGCCCGCCGATACATCGCACTGCTCGACCAGAGCGGGGATCGCGTCCAGGCCCTGGTGGTGTTCGACCGCTTGCACGCACGCTTGCGTGATGAGTTCGGGAGCGAACCGTCGCGCGAAACCATTCGCCTGATCGAAGAGATCCGCTCTCGTCGTACACCAGCCGCGATGGAGGAGCAGGCGGCCGCCTACCCACCCCCCATCGCAGCCGCCGAAACAAGTCCCGGGCATCGCGCCGGCGTGCGCTGGCGCTGGTGGGCCGGGGCCGCCGTATTCGTCCTGACGCTCATCGCGGCCTCGCTCGGCCGCTGGCGCGCGGCGGTGGGAGCTGTTCCGACGTCGTTGCTCGTGTTGCCAATGGAGAACGCAACCGGCGATGCCGGCAATGACTATGTCGCGACGGGGCTCGCCGAAGACGTCGCAGCGCGGCTGACGGCCCTCCACAGCTTCGTGATTCATTCCGGGGCCCGGGCGCGCTGGCCGGTGCGCCCGCGTGAAGCACTCGCCACGCTCACTCCGCGCTTCGGAACAGCCGTGATCTTGCGCACGCGGCTCACGCGCACGGGGGACTCACTCCAGGTTACTTCGGAAGTATTCGATGCGCAGAGCGGTGCGACCCGCGAGATCGCAACCGAGCGATTCACGCTGGGCACGCTTCGCGATGCCGGCAGTCAACTCGCAGCCGCCGTCGCCGGCGCGGTGTTTCGTGTGCCATTGCCGGAGGTACCGCGAGATCCGTCCCGTCCAGTGGACCCCGAGGCCTATCGCCTCACCCTCCTCGGCTGGCACGTGCTGCTCCAGCGCAGCGATGCCGCTGGGGCGAGGGAACTCTTCCTTCGCGCTACGCAGATCGATCCGCTGCACGCGCGAGCCTGGTCGGGGCTGAGTTCGACGTGGGCTGCCGCCACCACCAATGGCCAGATTCCGTTCGACGAGGGGTTTGCGCTGGCCGAGGCCGCTGCGAGCCGCGCTCTCGCACTCGACTCCCTGCAGGGCACCGCCTGGGCGAACCTCGGCATCCTGCACGCACTAAAGGCGCGGAGTCTCGCGGCAGGGGAGCCGTTCTTTCGCAGGGCGATGATGGTGGAACCCGCCAACGCCGAGACCTACATGGTCCACGCGTCGGCGCTGCGCTTCGCGTGGCAGTGGGATCAGGCGCACGATGCGATCCGGGTCGCGCGGCAACTCGATCCGCTGAGTTCCTACTACGCGGGGCTGGAGGGGAACGGGGCGATGTGCCAGGATCGCCCCGCTGACGCGCTGCGCTGGTATCGCGTGCAGCTCGCACTCGATCCGCGTGACCGCAGCGCCCACCTCGGGGCGGGACGAGCACTGGCACGAATGGGCCGCTGGGACGAGGCGATCGCGCAACTGCGGGCCTTGGCGGTCGCCCGCGGCGACCCCGCCTTCGCCTCGGCGCTGTTGGCGGCACACGGTGAGCGGGGCTACTGGGAGATGAAGCACCGTGAAGGGGCTGGCCTGCTTGAGGAGCGCCAGCGGCGAGCGCGCACTGGCTTCGTGGCGCCGTATCTCCTCGGCGTGGCGGAAATCGGCGCTGGGCACCTCGATCGCGGCCTGGCACTGCTGGAGGACGAGACGCGGAACGGGAGCCGGATGGTCTACAAGCTGCCGTGCAATCCGGAAATCGATGAAGTGCGCTCCTTGCCGCGATTCCAGCGACTGCTTGCGGCCGCCGGGGCATTGCCGCTCACGGCTACGGGGCCGTAGCGCCTCGCCAGCACGGACGCGACCGTTCAGCGCGGCGTGCGTTGCAGGATCAGTTCGCGGATCTGTGGGACGGAGGCAGCTGCGCCGATCCGCGACAGGATCCGCTCACTCTCCCACGACGGCGGAATGCGGTCGAGCCACGTGCGTGTCCGATCGAGATCGCCCGCCTGACCGTACGCGGCGATGGCGCCGAGCGCGAGCTCGACCCGTCGCCAGCTCCCCTGCGCGAGTGCGCTGTCGTAGGCGGCGCCGGATTCGCTGAAACGACGCGCGCCCAACAAGGCGTCGCCGAGTCGCTGGGTGAGATTGAAGTCGTCGGGGTGTTGACGGTGCAATTCCTGATACCCTGCCACTGCGGTGGGCCACTCCTCCCGCAACAGCGCCGCCGCAGTGTTCGCGGCAAGCGCGCCATCCTCGAGGGCGCCCCGACTGGTCCCCAGCAATGCCGTGTGGGCGAACGCAAACGTCTGCCGCATGATCTCCCGCGAAGTGGCATCGAACTGCTGATCCTCGAAGGGATGGGTCGCGTGCGGATGGTTGATCAGGGTGACCGGAAGATTGCGCGAGATCATCGAGTCGATCATCGCGATTTGCAGTCGTTGCAGCAGTGGCTGATCGAGTCCGGCGCGGACCACGAGCACCGGCAGATCCCGTCGCCACGACGGACTGCTCCCGGCGCCATAATAGAGGAGGAGGGCACGAATCGTCGTGCGCGAAGCATCCTCTGCCGTCGGAAGTGCGATGCGGGCATTGGTGCTGCCGGCCCAGACCACGATGCTGTCGGACTGGATGCCGAGGCGAATTGCGTTGCGCCGAAGGTGGGCCAGAAGCGCATCAAACGAGGCGACGGCGCGGGACTCATCCGGAACCTGGTAGACGATGCCGGCAAATCCCTCGGCGGCGGCAAGGCGAGCCCACCCGCTGTTGAGCGGATCGTCCTTGAAGCCGCGACCGATCACGTTGAAGACGATAAAGACGGGCTGGGCACCCTGACGGCGCCGTGACTGGTAGAGGTCGAACGTCAGAGCCGAATCGCCCTCGCCCAGGTAGGTCAGGTTGTGCCTGCCGATCACCGCGGAAATCGTCGCCGGGTGAAGCGCCAGCTTGGCGGGTGGTGGGGCCTCCTGAGCTCCGGCGATGATGGGCAGGAGGATGGCGGCCAGGAGAAATCGACGCATGATGTCGGTTCCGTGAGGTAGAGGTTCGCGGTGCCCTACGTCGCCGATCCCGCTCGGTTCCGTGTTGACACATTCCTGACCGAATCGTACCGTTGGCGATCTCGATTCTGCCGGCGGAATGCATATGGGTCCAGGGTCTCGTGCGAGCGTCGCAGCATTCATCTTCCTCGCCTCCTGCGGCCTGGGTGAAGCGGCCCCCGATCCGACGGAAGGGACCGGCACACCCCACGACTGGGCGATCAGTGTCGCCGTGGACCGCCAGAACCTGCCGATGAAACAGGGCGCCACCGACACGGTCCATTTCACCGTGACCCGCAGCGGCGGCTTCATCGGCCCGGTCGAGTTCAAGCCGCTCGAAACCCAGACGCCGCAGTTGACGATTGCCAATGTCGTGACCACTGGCACGACCACGACCGCACTCCTGATCATCAAGGTACCCAGCAGCTATCCACTCATCACCTTTCCCTTTCCAGTGCTCGTCAGGTCCCCGACGGATCAGGTGGCCGGGGTGAATGTCGATATGAGCATCACGGTGTCCCGCGCCCCGGGAGTGTTCGTCAGCATCGGGAATGCATTTACGGTGGCCCGTGGCGGGCCCGCGCTGGCCGACCCATTCTCCCTGATTCGCACCGATTTTGACGGCGAGGCGACGATGTCGCTGGCCCTCGGCAGCGCGCCGGCCGGCATCACGGCGGTGTTCACGCCCAATCCGCTGACTGGTACCACGGGCTCGATGGCGATCCAGGCGGATGCTTCGGTGCCAGAGGGGGTCTACAACATCGGCGTACGCGCCAACGGGGGTGGCTTCCAGGGCACGGCGCCGCTGAACCTCACCGTGACACCGCCGCCCTCGCTCGCGCTCACACTCGCCTCCGGCACGATCACGCTCGCGCGTGGGACCATTGGACAGGTGGAGGTGACGCTTACCCGCACCAATCTCCCGTCGTCAGTGAGCCTGGTCACCAGCAACACACCGTTCGGCCTCGCGATGTCGTTCACGCCGCCGTCGACGACGGGCAATACGATGACGGCGAACGTGAACATCACGCCGGCGACCGTCCCGGGGAACTACATCATCACCATCAACAGCAACGGCTTCGGCGTGCCCGCGGCGACGGTGCCCCTGACGGTGGTGGTGACGCCGTAGGCGGACCTCCTAAGGTCTTAGTTGACAGCGGGTCGCGCCGGCCGTATTATCTCCTAAGACATTAGGAGGTAATCGTGGACCCGATCTTCACCGACCGCGAACTCGACATCATGAATGCGCTGTGGGATGCCCGCTCGGGCACGGCCGCCGAAGTACGCGCCGCACTCGCAGACGCACTCGCCTACAACACCGTCCTCACCATGCTCGGCATCCTGGAAGGGAAGGGGTACCTCCGCCGAGAAGCGGAGGGCCGGGCCTTCCGATATTTCCCGACGGTCGCTCGACGCAGCGCCAAGAAGTCGGCACTCAAGCGCCTCACGGCGCGCCTCTTCGACGGTGACCCCCGGCTCCTTGTGGCCGAGCTGGTCCGCGATCGTACGCTCACTGATGACGACCTCCGCGAACTCAAG of Gemmatimonadota bacterium contains these proteins:
- a CDS encoding BTAD domain-containing putative transcriptional regulator, which encodes MIVLRTLGAIGLAAVDGRELDGLLRQPKRLALLCYLASPSPGAWHRRDTLLAAFWPEFETGQARSALRNALYVIRQELGPDVLRTRGDDEVSLDPALLVNDVALLQRDIDSGALRDAVDRYGGDFLPALFVHDAQGFEKWVDGERHRIRSLVLKAALQLSLDAEAHGDLAAALQAQRWLCETAPDDEAAARRYIALLDQSGDRVQALVVFDRLHARLRDEFGSEPSRETIRLIEEIRSRRTPAAMEEQAAAYPPPIAAAETSPGHRAGVRWRWWAGAAVFVLTLIAASLGRWRAAVGAVPTSLLVLPMENATGDAGNDYVATGLAEDVAARLTALHSFVIHSGARARWPVRPREALATLTPRFGTAVILRTRLTRTGDSLQVTSEVFDAQSGATREIATERFTLGTLRDAGSQLAAAVAGAVFRVPLPEVPRDPSRPVDPEAYRLTLLGWHVLLQRSDAAGARELFLRATQIDPLHARAWSGLSSTWAAATTNGQIPFDEGFALAEAAASRALALDSLQGTAWANLGILHALKARSLAAGEPFFRRAMMVEPANAETYMVHASALRFAWQWDQAHDAIRVARQLDPLSSYYAGLEGNGAMCQDRPADALRWYRVQLALDPRDRSAHLGAGRALARMGRWDEAIAQLRALAVARGDPAFASALLAAHGERGYWEMKHREGAGLLEERQRRARTGFVAPYLLGVAEIGAGHLDRGLALLEDETRNGSRMVYKLPCNPEIDEVRSLPRFQRLLAAAGALPLTATGP
- a CDS encoding BlaI/MecI/CopY family transcriptional regulator, which produces MDPIFTDRELDIMNALWDARSGTAAEVRAALADALAYNTVLTMLGILEGKGYLRREAEGRAFRYFPTVARRSAKKSALKRLTARLFDGDPRLLVAELVRDRTLTDDDLRELKLLLDQRLRERKESR